TGAAGAAGGCGATACTTACCATCAATATTCCCCGATCACAAAAAAAGGAGCCCTTTACGGATACTCCGACGATGCGCTTTGGCTTGTCCTTTCGACCGCAAATTATATAAAAAATACAGGGGATTGGAAAATACTCGATGAAATAGTCCCATACGCCAACAAAGATATTATGATGCCGATACAGATGGGTCATCATGATTACACAAAACTTAATACCGAAATCCGAAATCCTAAACAAATTAAAAATTTCAAATCTAAAATTCAAAAGGGCACATTATACGAACATTTGAAGAAAGCAATCATGTTCTCGTGGAAAAATACCGGCGTCCATGGATTGCCAAAAGCCGGGTTTGCCGATTGGAACGACTGTATCAACATGGAATGCACAAAAGTCGATGCCTCAACAGTTTTTACTGCTGAACTATTGGTATTCGCCTGCCGCGAAATAATGCCGATAGCCGCGCACAAGAAGAATAAAAAAGATAGGGAATCGTACGAAAATATTATCGCCCAAATGTCGGCAAGGATCAACGATTCCGCTTGGGACGGCGAATGGTTCCTGCGGTCTTTTGACGGCAGAGGCAAACCGCTCGGCTCAAAGAAGGACAAAGACGCAAAAATATTTTTAGAAACGCAGCCTTGGGCTGTAATGTCGCAGATCGTAGGGCCTGAACGCGGAAAACAATGCATGAATTCCGTCCATGATTATCTCGCGACAAAATATGGGATAAAATTGCTCGATCCTCCCTTTAGGTCATATCGTCTAGAGCTTGGCGAGATCACAACCTATCCTGCGGGACTCAAAGAAAACGCGTCAATTTTTTACCATCCGAACCCATGGGCTGTTATCGCCGAGTGCATGCTTGGGCGAGGGGATAGGGCTATCGAATATTACAAGGCCATCCTTCCGTCGGCGCAAAACGATTTAGCCGAAGTCCGCAAAACAGAACCCTACGTTTACTGCCAGATGGTCGCAGGGCCCGACCATCCTGATTTTGGAGAGGGAAAAAATTCATGGCTCACAGGGTCCGCGGCCTGGAATTTCCATGCGGCGTTGAGCTGGATAATAGGGATCAGGCCGGATTACAACGGGTTGCTTATCGACCCCTGCCTTCCTAAGAAATGGCCGGAAGTGAAGGTTAAATGCCGTTTCCGCGGCGCGGTTTACGACATAACAATTAAGAATAAGTTCGGACTTTCAAAAGGCGTAAAATTATTGAAAGTAGATAACGAGATACTCAAAGGCCAAACGGTACCATTCCACAAAGACGGGAAGGAGCATAAGGTTGAAGTTATTCTCGCGTAGATTTCTTTTCTCTTTCATTATATTAATAGCAATTTCTCAAATTGTTCTTGCGGCAAATCTATTAAAGAACGGGAATTTTGAAGGCGGGATATCAAACCGCATCCCAAAAAGCTGGGGAACGGAATATTATAACTGCAGCATTGTCCCCGGTTTCAAAGGGAAAGCGATAAAGATCTCAAATTTAAATCCAAGGATGTCGCTTGGCGCGCAGGAGATAAAACTTGATTGGAAAAAAACGCCTAAGGTGTCGCTTTCGGCGCGGGTAAAGATTGAGAACGTTATATTAGGAGAAGAGGATTGGAACCAGGCGAACCTCCAGCTGTTGTTTTTTGACGCGAAAGGCGCGCAGCTTGGCGGGTGGCCGGAGCTTGGCAAATGGAGCGGGACTTTTGACTGGAAGAGGGCAGGCAAAAACTTTGTTGTCCCGAAAGGAACGGTAAAAGCCAAGGTAATTATCGGGTTGTTTAATTGTTCCGGGACGGTTTATTTCGATGATGTCTCCCTTGAGCCTTTTGCAGACCAGAAAAGCACGGACCCTTATAACCTTATCGAGAACGGCGGCTTTGAGCTTTGGGATAAATGGGCTTACGGCGGGTCGAACGATTGGGGGATAATTTTTGACAGCGTCAAAGAAGGCAATGGGGCGCTTTGGATAAAAAATAATTTGCCTATTTGGTCTTTCGCGTCCCAATCCGTGCCGCTCGACGGCGCAAGGATCAAAAGGATCCTGATTTCAGGTTATGTAAGATCAAAAGATGTTGTCCCCGGAGTCAAGCCTTGGCAGCTTGCCCGCGTCAATATCGAATTCAAGGATGGAAAAGGCAAAAGGATCGGCGGATACCCGATACTTGAAGCTTTTTCCGGGACGTTTGACTGGAGAAAATCGGAAAAAATATTCGACGTCCCGCCTGGGACAAAACGTGTGGATGTTTTTGCCGGACTTCTTGAATGTTCAGGCGAGGCGTGGTTTGACGGGCTCAAGCTTAAAGCGTTCGATGCGTCCGAAAAGATCGTAAAAGCCGGCGGGTATTCCGTGACCGATACCAAAGGCTGGTATCCGTTCAAGCCGGGGCTGGACAAATTTGAAAGTTCCGCGATCGATGCAAGCCCTTTCATTGAAAAACCGGCAGGGAAGCACGGCTTCATGGCCGTAAAAGACGGGCATTTTTATTTTGAGGACGGGACTCGCGCGAGATTTTGGGGGACGAACATTTACGCCCCGTCGACCTTCCCTTCAAAAAAAGATGCGGAGACGATGGCAAAACGAATATCAAAATACGGGTATAATTTGGTCAGGCTGCACCATTTGGATGCGTTCTGGTCGAATCCGAATATTTTTGACCCTAACTTCAATGATACGCAGCACTTGTCCGCCGATTCGCTTGATAAGCTTGATTATTTGATCTTCAAGCTGAAACAGAATGGCGTTTACGTTTTCATGGATCTGCTCGTCGACCGCGAATTCAAGGAAGGAGACAATGTTGTTGATTTCAAGAATGTCGAGCGCGGCGCGAAGATAACCGGTTTTTTCAACCCTAGGATCATAGAGCTCCAAAAAATATACGCGAACCAGTTATTGACCCATCAAAATCCCTATACTGGCTTAAGATATGTCGACGACCCTGCAATAATATCAGCAAAATTGATCAATGAAGCGATGTTGTTTTATATCGGTACGCAATTCGGGCTTTCGCAGCATTATGTCGGCGAATTGGATCAATTATTCAATACCTGGCTTCTTGCAAAATATGGGAACCGCGATAGTTTGGCAAAAGCTTGGACCGACGAATACGGGAGGTCGGACCTCCAGCCTGAAGAAGACCTAAAGACTGGCGGCGTCAAACGCGCAGACACGCCTCTGCGATACCAGAGGAGCGGGGGAGAGCGGCGCGAGCCATTGAGGCTTTCAGATACGCTCAAGTTTTACGAAAAGGTCCAAACGGATTATTTCAAGGATATGGAAAAATATTTGAGGAGCATTGGCGTCAGGGTCCCGATCTCGGGGTCGAACCATTGGGTCAATGTTGCGGCGGATGTCAAATCAAATTCCGAACTTGATTATATCGATCGCCACAGGTATTGGGACCACCCGCAATTCGGATATGGGACCAGGATCGTA
This genomic interval from Candidatus Saganbacteria bacterium contains the following:
- a CDS encoding glycosyl transferase, which produces MKFGFFDDAKREYVITDPRTPLPWINYLGTKNYCALISNTAGGYSFYKDPRERRILRYRYDNVPFDQGGRYLYIKDDKTGDYYSPTWQPVRKKLDKYECRHGLGYTKIAALYKGIKTRVIYFVPIDEDLEIWKLEIENTSTKPLDLSLFSFVEFCLWDAVGDSTNFQRTWSIGTAHCEGSTIIHDTMHGNWVDVLAYFGTSEKIDSFDCQRKNFLGDFGYNSLEKPKAVIDGKCTNSTAIGWSPIGAHCIKIKLKPKQKKVIMFVLGVSPKIQIAKSKIQKFTKPKAVEAELKKLKEYWEENLSKIQVQTPDEDVNTMLNTWNQYQCMQTFNWSRYASYYEAGIGRGMGFRDSNQDTLGFVHMIPKEVKKRILELASIQFEEGDTYHQYSPITKKGALYGYSDDALWLVLSTANYIKNTGDWKILDEIVPYANKDIMMPIQMGHHDYTKLNTEIRNPKQIKNFKSKIQKGTLYEHLKKAIMFSWKNTGVHGLPKAGFADWNDCINMECTKVDASTVFTAELLVFACREIMPIAAHKKNKKDRESYENIIAQMSARINDSAWDGEWFLRSFDGRGKPLGSKKDKDAKIFLETQPWAVMSQIVGPERGKQCMNSVHDYLATKYGIKLLDPPFRSYRLELGEITTYPAGLKENASIFYHPNPWAVIAECMLGRGDRAIEYYKAILPSAQNDLAEVRKTEPYVYCQMVAGPDHPDFGEGKNSWLTGSAAWNFHAALSWIIGIRPDYNGLLIDPCLPKKWPEVKVKCRFRGAVYDITIKNKFGLSKGVKLLKVDNEILKGQTVPFHKDGKEHKVEVILA